One genomic region from Prunus persica cultivar Lovell chromosome G3, Prunus_persica_NCBIv2, whole genome shotgun sequence encodes:
- the LOC18781195 gene encoding senescence-specific cysteine protease SAG39: protein MTELRLTKFGQFDLSVDRESSEYTSYIMEPWKCIGFGLLFMLGAWSCEATSRSLQDASMYGRYEQWMTRYGRVYNDVNEKENRFKIFKENVAFIESSNNDVNKPYKLGVNQFADLTNEEFKASRNGFKGHECSTKTTSFKYENVKAPVPATMDWRKKGAVTPVKDQGQCGCCWAFSAVAATEGITQLTTGKLISLSEQELVDCDTSGEDQGCEGGLMDDAFQFIQQNHGLSAEANYPYNGVDGSCNTKKAASIAAKITGYEDVPANSEKALLTAVAHQPVSVAIDAGGSDFQFYSSGVFTGSCGTSLDHGVTAVGYGVSDDGTKYWLVKNSWGTEWGEEGYIRMQRDVEAKEGLCGIAMEASYPTA, encoded by the exons ATGACG GAACTTcggttgaccaagtttgggcAGTTTGACCTctcggttgaccgtgagtcttccgag TACACTAGCTATATCATGGAGCCATGGAAATGTATTGGTTTTGGCTTGCTCTTCATGTTGGGAGCTTGGTCTTGTGAAGCCACCTCTCGCAGTCTCCAAGATGCATCTATGTACGGGAGATACGAGCAATGGATGACTCGTTATGGTCGCGTATATAACGACGTTAACGAGAAGGAGAATCGTTTTAAGATATTCAAAGAAAATGTGGCGTTTATAGAATCATCCAATAACGATGTGAACAAACCCTACAAGTTGGGTGTTAATCAATTTGCAGACCTTACGAATGAAGAGTTCAAAGCCTCAAGAAATGGATTCAAGGGGCATGAATGTTCCACAAAGACGACTTCTTTCAAATACGAAAATGTTAAGGCGCCAGTGCCAGCTACGATGGACTGGAGAAAGAAAGGAGCTGTAACCCCCGTCAAGGACCAGGGCCAATGTG GATGTTGTTGGGCTTTTTCGGCAGTGGCAGCGACGGAAGGCATTACTCAGCTTACAACTGGTAAACTGATCTCTTTGTCTGAGCAAGAGCTAGTTGACTGTGACACCAGCGGTGAAGACCAAGGTTGTGAGGGTGGCTTGATGGATGATGCCTTTCAGTTCATCCAACAAAACCATGGGCTTAGTGCGGAAGCTAATTACCCCTACAATGGTGTTGACGGTTCATGCAATACCAAGAAGGCAGCAAGCATTGCAGCCAAGATAACTGGCTATGAAGATGTGCCTGCAAACAGCGAAAAAGCACTTCTAACCGCTGTTGCTCATCAACCAGTTTCTGTTGCCATTGATGCTGGAGGTTCCGATTTCCAGTTCTATTCAAGTGGTGTCTTTACAGGATCCTGTGGAACGAGCCTTGACCATGGGGTTACCGCTGTTGGTTATGGCGTTAGCGATGATGGGACCAAGTATTGGTTGGTTAAAAACTCATGGGGGACAGAATGGGGTGAAGAGGGGTACATAAGGATGCAAAGAGATGTTGAAGCAAAAGAAGGTCTATGTGGCATTGCTATGGAAGCCTCTTACCCCACTGCTTAG
- the LOC18781424 gene encoding senescence-specific cysteine protease SAG39 → MEFIKQLWRCVCLVLILMLGTWSSEATSRNLQDASMYERYEQWMVRYGREYNDVNEKQKRFEIFKKNVAYIESSNSDVNKSYKLSVNQFADQTNEEVKASRNGFKRREYSTKTTSFKYENVTVVPAAMDWRSKGAVTPMKDQGQCGSCWAFAAVAAVEGITQLTTGKLISLSEQEVVDCDINGGDLGCGGGWPDGAFEFINQNNGLSSEASYNYTGVDGRCNTQATHAANITGYEDVPASNEEALLKAVANQPVSVCIDAGENDFLYYTSGVFAGSCGLEIDHCVTAIGYGISDDGTKYWLLKNSWGTDWGEEGYMRMQRDVYAKEGLCGVATHASYPIA, encoded by the exons ATGGAGTTCATTAAGCAGCTGTGGAGATGTGTTTGTTTGGTCTTGATCCTTATGTTGGGGACTTGGTCTAGTGAAGCCACTTCTCGTAACCTCCAAGATGCATCAATGTATGAAAGATACGAACAATGGATGGTTCGTTATGGACGTGAATACAATGATGTTAATGAGAAGCAGAAGCGTTTTGAGATATTCAAGAAGAATGTGGCATACATAGAATCCTCTAATAGCGATGTAAACAAATCTTACAAATTAAGTGTAAATCAATTTGCAGACCAAACGAATGAAGAAGTGAAAGCCTCAAGAAATGGATTCAAAAGGCGTGAGTACTCCACAAAGACTACTTCTTTCAAATACGAAAATGTGACAGTAGTACCAGCTGCCATGGATTGGAGAAGCAAAGGAGCTGTAACACCCATGAAGGACCAAGGCCAATGTG GAAGCTGTTGGGCTTTTGCAGCAGTGGCAGCTGTTGAAGGAATTACACAGCTTACAACTGGTAAATTAATCTCTTTATCAGAGCAGGAGGTGGTTGATTGTGACATCAATGGCGGAGACCTAGGATGTGGCGGTGGCTGGCCCGACGGTGCCTTTGAGTTCATCAATCAAAACAATGGCCTTAGCTCCGAGGCTAGTTACAACTACACGGGTGTTGACGGTAGATGCAACACCCAAGCTACCCACGCAGCCAATATAACTGGCTACGAAGATGTGCCTGCAAGCAATGAGGAAGCCCTTCTTAAGGCTGTTGCTAACCAACCTGTTTCTGTTTGCATTGATGCTGGAGAAAACGATTTCCTATACTATACAAGTGGAGTCTTTGCAGGATCATGTGGACTAGAAATTGATCATTGTGTTACCGCAATTGGTTACGGCATCAGTGACGATGGCACAAAGTATTGGTTGCTGAAAAACTCATGGGGCACGGATTGGGGTGAAGAAGGGTACATGAGGATGCAAAGAGATGTTTATGCAAAAGAAGGTCTATGTGGTGTAGCTACGCATGCGTCTTACCCCATCgcataa